In a single window of the Pseudoxanthomonas sp. F37 genome:
- the sufC gene encoding Fe-S cluster assembly ATPase SufC — protein MLKIDNLHARVAGKDILKGLSLEVKPGEVHAIMGPNGAGKSTLGNILAGREGYEVTAGTVEFEGRPLLELEPEARAAAGVFLAFQYPVEIPGVNNTYFLRAALNAQRKARGEAELDSMQFLKLVREKLAVLHLKDELLHRGVNEGFSGGEKKRNEIFQLAVLEPKLAILDETDSGLDIDALKNVADGVNALRSPDRAFVVITHYQRLLDYIKPDVVHVLAGGRIVETGGPELALELEQHGYAWIKDRVAPEQAA, from the coding sequence ATGCTCAAGATCGACAACCTCCACGCCCGCGTCGCCGGCAAGGACATCCTCAAGGGTCTTTCGCTGGAGGTGAAGCCCGGCGAAGTGCACGCCATCATGGGCCCCAACGGCGCCGGCAAGTCCACGCTGGGCAACATCCTGGCCGGCCGCGAGGGCTATGAGGTCACCGCCGGCACGGTGGAGTTCGAAGGCAGGCCGCTGCTGGAACTGGAACCGGAAGCGCGCGCCGCCGCTGGCGTGTTCCTGGCGTTCCAGTACCCGGTCGAGATCCCGGGCGTGAACAACACCTATTTCCTGCGCGCCGCGCTCAACGCCCAGCGCAAGGCGCGCGGCGAGGCGGAACTGGATTCCATGCAGTTCCTCAAGCTGGTGCGCGAGAAGCTGGCCGTGCTGCACCTGAAGGACGAGCTGCTGCACCGTGGCGTCAACGAAGGCTTCAGCGGCGGCGAGAAGAAGCGCAACGAGATCTTCCAGCTGGCCGTGCTGGAGCCGAAGCTGGCGATCCTGGACGAGACCGACAGCGGCCTGGACATCGACGCGCTGAAGAACGTCGCCGATGGCGTCAATGCGCTGCGTTCGCCGGACCGCGCCTTCGTGGTCATCACCCATTACCAGCGCCTGCTCGACTACATCAAGCCGGACGTGGTGCACGTGCTGGCCGGCGGCCGCATCGTGGAGACCGGCGGCCCGGAACTGGCGCTGGAGCTGGAACAGCACGGCTATGCATGGATCAAGGACCGGGTCGCCCCGGAGCAGGCCGCCTGA
- a CDS encoding cysteine desulfurase, which yields MNREALPGAGTSVDWARVRGDFPLLARQVNGKPLIYLDSANTGQKPASVIQAVDDFYRLHNANVSRAVHTLGTEATDAYEGARRKLARFLNVRADELVLCSGTTFAINLVAYSWALPRLKAGDIILVSRMEHHANIVPWQLVAQRTGATIRVAEIHADGTLDLDALHAAMTGEVKLLAITHTSNVLGTVNPVREICREARKRGIVTVVDGSQAVPHRAVDIAAIGCDFYAFTGHKMCGPTGTGALWARREHLQAMPPFIGGGEMIKEVSFDGTVFNDPPHKFEAGTPNIAGFIGLGAAVDYLDAVGMAHVEAREAELLAHATEELDRIDGLRIVGRAPEKAAVISFLIDGAHAHDLATLLDLQGVAVRSGQHCAHPLLQFYGVAATLRASFAFYNTHEEVDAFVAALKKARTLLA from the coding sequence ATGAACCGCGAAGCCCTGCCTGGCGCCGGCACCTCCGTCGACTGGGCGCGCGTGCGCGGAGACTTCCCGCTGCTGGCGCGGCAGGTGAACGGCAAGCCGCTGATCTATCTGGACAGCGCCAATACAGGCCAGAAGCCGGCATCGGTGATCCAGGCGGTCGATGACTTCTACCGCCTGCACAACGCCAACGTCAGCCGCGCCGTGCACACGCTGGGCACCGAGGCGACGGACGCGTACGAGGGCGCGCGCAGGAAGCTGGCGCGCTTCCTCAACGTGCGCGCCGATGAGCTGGTGCTGTGCAGCGGCACCACGTTCGCGATCAACCTGGTGGCGTACTCGTGGGCGCTGCCCCGCCTGAAGGCGGGCGACATCATCCTGGTGTCCCGCATGGAGCACCACGCCAACATCGTGCCATGGCAGCTGGTGGCCCAGCGTACCGGCGCGACGATCCGGGTGGCGGAGATCCACGCCGACGGCACGCTCGACCTGGACGCGCTGCACGCCGCGATGACCGGCGAGGTGAAGCTGCTGGCCATCACCCATACCTCCAACGTGCTGGGCACGGTCAACCCGGTGCGCGAGATCTGCCGCGAGGCCCGCAAGCGCGGCATCGTCACCGTGGTGGACGGCTCGCAGGCGGTGCCGCACCGCGCGGTCGACATCGCCGCCATCGGGTGCGACTTCTATGCGTTCACCGGCCACAAGATGTGCGGCCCCACCGGCACCGGTGCGCTGTGGGCACGCAGGGAACACCTGCAGGCCATGCCGCCCTTCATCGGCGGCGGCGAGATGATCAAGGAAGTCAGTTTCGACGGCACCGTGTTCAACGACCCGCCGCACAAGTTCGAGGCCGGCACGCCCAACATCGCCGGCTTCATCGGGCTGGGCGCGGCGGTGGACTACCTGGACGCCGTGGGCATGGCGCACGTGGAAGCCCGCGAAGCCGAACTGCTGGCGCATGCCACCGAGGAACTGGACCGGATCGACGGCCTGCGCATCGTCGGCCGCGCGCCCGAGAAGGCGGCGGTGATCTCGTTCCTGATCGACGGCGCGCATGCGCACGACCTTGCCACGCTGCTGGACCTGCAAGGCGTCGCCGTGCGTTCCGGCCAGCACTGCGCGCACCCGCTGCTGCAGTTCTACGGCGTCGCCGCCACGCTGCGGGCCTCGTTCGCGTTCTACAACACGCATGAGGAAGTGGACGCCTTCGTCGCGGCCCTGAAGAAGGCGCGCACCCTGCTGGCCTGA
- a CDS encoding non-heme iron oxygenase ferredoxin subunit, translating into MSEAWTFVCATGELLPGEMKTVFDEVTGTPIVVVNHDGELYALEDKCSHEDFELSSGHFDPADASIECVLHGARFDVRDGRALCAPAYSPVAKFPVRLEHGGIWTRDDRD; encoded by the coding sequence ATGAGCGAGGCCTGGACGTTCGTCTGCGCCACCGGTGAGCTGCTGCCCGGGGAAATGAAGACCGTCTTCGACGAGGTCACCGGCACGCCCATCGTGGTCGTCAACCACGACGGCGAGTTGTACGCCCTGGAAGACAAGTGCAGCCATGAGGACTTCGAACTGTCCTCCGGCCACTTCGATCCGGCGGACGCCAGCATCGAATGCGTCCTGCACGGGGCGCGCTTCGATGTCCGCGACGGCCGTGCCCTGTGCGCGCCGGCCTACTCGCCGGTGGCCAAGTTTCCGGTGCGGCTGGAGCACGGCGGCATCTGGACCCGGGACGACCGGGACTGA
- the sufD gene encoding Fe-S cluster assembly protein SufD: MSALLDSLSATFHGDAARRSVLDEALRDGLPGPRTEAWKYTSLRQLERRSFAAVDALPSLDPLLLADIPAPRAVFVNGRYSVALSLTTDLPDGVSLQLLSEALAEGGDAARFLQRRFERSDEVFARLNAALATEGLLLRAEADVRSEQPLHLVFIGTEDGADRAWHLRNLIELRAGAALTVVEHHFAATPHAHFINALSHVHLAKGATLSHARVQAEGERATSLLRTDAVLARDADYRRVDLELGAALSRHELNVRLEGDNARLTANGVLLAGGRRHIDTRLGIDHIGRDTACGLTWRGLGAGRARAVFHGGILIREGADGTDAALSNKNLLLSDNAEIDTQPVLEIHADEVKAAHGATVGQLDANALFYLRSRGLTQAEARQLLTAAFCREPLGVIAHAGVREALLARVDAALAALEAP, encoded by the coding sequence ATGAGCGCGTTGCTGGATTCCCTGTCGGCCACTTTCCATGGCGACGCCGCCCGCCGCAGCGTGCTGGACGAAGCGCTGCGCGACGGCCTGCCCGGCCCGCGTACCGAGGCGTGGAAGTACACCTCGCTGCGGCAGCTGGAGCGCCGCAGCTTCGCTGCCGTCGACGCGCTGCCGTCGCTGGACCCGTTGCTGCTGGCCGATATCCCGGCGCCGCGCGCGGTCTTCGTCAACGGGCGCTACTCGGTGGCGCTGTCGCTGACCACCGACCTGCCCGATGGCGTCAGCCTGCAGTTGCTGTCCGAGGCGCTGGCCGAGGGCGGCGATGCGGCGCGCTTCCTGCAGCGCCGCTTCGAGCGCTCCGACGAGGTCTTCGCCCGGCTCAACGCCGCACTGGCGACCGAAGGCCTGCTGCTGCGCGCCGAGGCCGACGTGCGCAGCGAACAGCCGTTGCACCTGGTGTTCATCGGCACCGAGGACGGCGCCGACCGTGCCTGGCACCTGCGCAATCTGATCGAGCTGCGGGCAGGCGCCGCGCTGACGGTGGTGGAGCATCACTTCGCCGCCACGCCGCACGCGCACTTCATCAATGCCCTGAGCCACGTGCACCTGGCCAAGGGCGCGACCCTGTCGCACGCACGCGTCCAGGCCGAGGGCGAGCGCGCAACCTCGCTGCTGCGTACCGATGCGGTGCTGGCGCGCGATGCCGACTACCGGCGCGTCGACCTGGAACTGGGGGCCGCGCTGTCGCGCCACGAACTCAACGTTCGCCTGGAGGGCGACAACGCGCGCCTGACGGCGAACGGCGTGCTGCTGGCCGGTGGCCGCCGGCACATCGATACCCGGCTGGGCATCGACCACATCGGCCGCGACACCGCCTGCGGACTGACCTGGCGCGGGCTCGGCGCGGGCCGCGCGCGCGCGGTCTTCCATGGCGGCATCCTGATCCGCGAGGGCGCGGATGGCACCGACGCCGCACTGTCCAACAAGAACCTGCTGCTGTCGGACAACGCCGAGATCGACACCCAGCCCGTGCTGGAGATCCACGCCGACGAAGTGAAGGCCGCCCATGGCGCCACGGTCGGGCAGCTCGACGCCAACGCCCTGTTCTACCTGCGCTCGCGCGGGTTGACCCAGGCCGAAGCCCGGCAGCTGCTGACCGCCGCATTCTGCCGCGAACCGCTGGGCGTCATCGCGCATGCCGGCGTGCGCGAGGCGCTGCTCGCCCGGGTGGACGCCGCGCTGGCGGCGCTGGAGGCGCCATGA
- a CDS encoding GNAT family N-acetyltransferase, whose product MDTLSFRRATHADIPALVALVTSAYRGDVSRQGWTTEADMLDGQRIDPDVLARDIDRGRSRIVVAERAGVLLACAHVAEEEGAGYFGMFSVRPDLQGGGVGKAVLAEAERIAGEEWRLPVMRMTVIDLRDELIAFYERRGYTRTGIKKPFPYGDERYGIPRRDDLRFEVLEKPLAGATA is encoded by the coding sequence ATGGATACCCTCAGCTTCCGCCGCGCCACCCACGCCGACATCCCGGCCCTGGTCGCCCTGGTCACTTCCGCCTACCGCGGCGACGTCAGCCGGCAGGGCTGGACGACCGAAGCCGACATGCTGGACGGCCAGCGCATCGACCCCGATGTGCTGGCGCGCGACATCGACCGCGGGCGCAGCCGCATCGTGGTCGCCGAGCGCGCCGGCGTCCTGCTGGCATGCGCGCACGTGGCCGAGGAAGAGGGCGCGGGCTACTTCGGCATGTTCTCTGTACGCCCCGATCTGCAGGGCGGCGGCGTGGGCAAGGCCGTGCTCGCCGAAGCCGAACGCATCGCCGGCGAGGAGTGGCGGCTGCCGGTCATGCGCATGACCGTGATCGACCTGCGCGACGAACTGATCGCGTTCTACGAGCGCCGCGGCTACACACGCACCGGCATCAAGAAGCCTTTCCCCTATGGCGACGAGCGCTACGGCATCCCCAGGCGCGACGACCTGCGTTTCGAGGTGCTGGAAAAGCCGCTGGCAGGAGCGACCGCATGA